CACTGCTGGCAATGTCGCTCAAAGCAGACTGGTACTTTGGTGCACAAGCGGGCAAGCTGGTTCTGATGAGCTTTTCCCTGTTCACGGCACTTGGGATTTTTGCTGCTGCCCGCCGCTGGTTTGGTTCAGAGACAGGATGGCTTGCGGCTACGATTTATCTTACCACTCCTTGGACCTATCGTATTTCCATAATTGCTTTAACCGAAGGAGCACTCTCCTTTTATTTGATGTCCAGTTTATTGGCTCTTATGCTGACCATACAAATATTAAAATCTTTGAGTAATTCCAGAGCTGATCGTCCCCACACACTCGATTCAAATCAAGAAGTTGCACCAAACAAGAATCTTCGCCACTTGTACGGTTATACTTGTCTGACTGGCTTATTGTCTGGTTCTGCCATGGCATGTAAATATCCGGGAGTGCTATCAGTTGTCATTCCCATTGGCTTAGCACTATTAGGTTTTAGCTGGGCTTTATTGAAACATGATAAACAACAACGAATGTCTGTCACGCTCAAGCTCGCCGGAATTTTTTCTCTGGGCACACTACTCACTATCGGCCCCTGGCTATTAAAAAATTTATGGGAGACAGGCAATCCAGTATACCCGTTGCTCTATTCTGTATTTGGTGGTGTTGACTTGAACGATCATCTCAACACGAAATGGAAAGGTGGCCATAGCCCCAAATCACATAATCCAGTTGATTTAGGAAAAAACTTGATTGATGTCACCATGAAAAGTGATTGGCTGAGCCCACTACTTTTTAGTCTGTCACCACTTGCATTTTTGAAGCAACAACATCGCCGGTTGATTTATTGGTTATGGATTTATGTTGGATTCCTGTTCCTTTCCTGGTGGGTATTCACACATCGCATTGACCGCTTCTGGGTTCCCATGATTCCCGTGGTTTCTGTTCTAGCAGGTATCGGAGCGACCTGGAGTTCAAAAAGATCTTGGAAAACAGGAGCTTTCATCGCGATTTTAGCTGCAAGTCTGTTTAACCTCTGTGTCGCAACAAGTGGACTTGGTGGAAATAACGCCTACTTAGACGACTTAAATTATGCACGGAAGTTTACTGCAAATTTAACCGGGCCTGAAATCATGCAACTGAACCAGATGCAGCTTGGCCCAAATCAAGTGGTACTCTCTGTCGGCGATGCAGAACTGTTTAATGCCGAGTTTCCCGTGATCTATAACACGGTATTTGACCACGAAGTTTTCAAGCAATGGACGGCAAAACCAGAACCGGATGTTCCAGATAAATTACTCTCAATGAAATCAGCCAACGAAATCAAAGAAAAGTTAAAAGCAGAGCATATCGCTTATATTTACGTTAACTGGGCAGAGGTGCTTCGCTACCGACGTTCCTATGGTTTCACCGATTATGTCACTCCTGCAAGATTTGATCAGCTTGTGAAGGAAGGTGTCTTACAACAAGCTTTGCCGAATCGTTTCAGCTATCGGAAACTCGATTCGCTCAGCAAACTAGACAGAAAAGAACTCTTGGACTGGGCACCTGAGTTAATTGTAGAAAGAGAAGGCGAGCGCTACTTCATCACAGCTCAGATCTTTCCCGTTGCTCCATAAATTCCTGTCTTTCGAACGTAGAATCAGCTTACGGGAGACTCAAAATCATTCAATTCACGACGAGCAGAGCGGAGTGCAGAACCAAAGTTGGGAATAATAATGTCACTATCATCCAGATTCTGATACCCTCGTGGTTTGCTTTCCAAGAGGCAATACCGCTCAAGTTCATCAATGTGAATGGATTCACAATTGATGGCTTCTGCCAATTTTTTGTCTGTCGTATTCATTATAGGCTCCCCTCTAAGTCTCTTTAGTGAAACAATTCGTTTCACTATTCGCATCACGCATTTTATCAAGTTTTTAGTGAAATCCTATATAATTCTAGCTAGACATCTCGTTTTTTGTGCCTAAAACAACTCAAAGCCAAGATACTAAAGTACATATAGCAACGATTTATTTCTATCAAACTACAGAACCCCAAACCGAACCTTACCTGATTTTCAAGCGTCCAATTGCCGGGCATTGACCAGTGGCATTGGGAATTCAATAATGGTCAAAGCGAATCTTTTTGAATTACGTTTTCTATATTTGAGTGAATTATGACCACGATTTTATCTGATGTCCCAGACGCTTCAGGACGTTTTGGAGAGTTTGGACGACGATTTGTTCCTGAAACTTTGATGCATGCTCTGGAAGAACTGACTCAGGAATATGAAAAAGCAAAACAAGATGAGTCTTTCCAGTCCGAATTGAATGATCTGTTAAAGCATTATGTTGGCCGGCCCAACCCTCTTTATTTCGCGGAACGCCTCACAAAACATTGTGGAGGTGGCAAAATATACTTTAAGCGTGAGGACCTGAACCACACGGGCGCACACAAAATTAACAATACGATCGGCCAGGCGTTACTCACAATGCGAATGGGCAAAAAGCGGGTCATTGCCGAAACAGGAGCAGGCCAACACGGAGTCGCGAGTGCCGTTGCATGTGCACGGTTTGGACTTGAATGTATTGTATATATGGGTGAAGAAGACATACGTCGCCAAAAGCTCAATGTCTTCAATATGAAGATGATGGGTGCGGAAGTACGAGCTGTCACCAGTGGTTCCAAAACATTGCGTGATGCCGTCAACGATGCCATGCGCGATTGGATGTCAAGCGTGGAATCGACTCACTATATCATCGGCTCGGTCATTGGTCCACATCCTTTTCCAATGATGGTACGTGACTTTCAATCTGTCATTGGAAAAGAAACCCGCGCTCAGTGCCTGGAACAAACTGGGAAACTTCCAGATCAGGTCATTGCCTGTGTTGGTGGTGGTTCGAATTCCGCTGGTATGTTTTATCCGTTTATCGACGATGAGTCCGTAAAATTAATCGGAGTCGAAGCAGGCGGGCGTGGACCTGAACCAGGAGAACACGCCAGCACATTGAGCTATGGTGCCAAGGGAGTGCTGCATGGTAGCTTTGGATACGTTCTACAAGATAGTGACGGACAAACACAGGACGTACACTCGATTTCTGCTGGTCTCGATTATCCGGGAGTCGGTCCCGAACATAGCTACTGGAAAGACTCTGGCCGAGTAAACTATACTGCGATCACTGACAACGAAGCACTTGAAGGATTTCAAACGATGGCGAAACAGGAAGGAATCATTCCCGCCATTGAATCTTCCCATGCGATTGCCCACGCGATGAAAGTGGCGCGGGAAGCTCATCCCGATGAAACGATTGTCGTCTGTTTATCCGGCCGCGGAGATAAAGATGTGAATGAAGTGGCCCGCTTGCTAGGACAAGAAATTTAGTTAGACTAAAAAGACTGTTCGCTTAATCGTCTCCTCTCTTCAGATAAAAAAGTACCAAAACGAACCGTGACTAGACGTATTTCTGAAAAATTTGCGCAGGTGAGCTCAGAAGGCCGGATGGCATTTATGCCATTTATTACTGCCGGTGATCCCGATCTTGATACTACAGTTGCCGTTTTAAAAGAATTGGCAAACTGCGGCGTCGATCTCATTGAGATTGGTTTTCCTTATAGTGATCCTATCGCCGACGGCCCCGTGATTCAGGAGTCCTATACACGCGCCTTGAACAATCATTTCCAGGTACATGAACTATTTGACGTATTAAAGTCGCTATCCTCAGATCAAACCACAACACTACCACCTCTGGTTGGCATGGTCTCCTACGCAATCATCTTTCGCTATGGTGCTGAGAAATTTTTGAACGAAGCAAGTGCCGCTGGATTCTCTGGGCTGATTGTCCCCGATTTGCCTGGCGATGAAGCATTAGAGTTTTCACAAAAAACACAATTGGCGAACTTAGATCTGGTACAACTTGTTTCACCATTAACTCCAGAAGATCGTACAAAACGTATCGTTCAAACTGCCAGTGGTTTCATTTATTGTATCTCAGTCGCAGGAACGACGGGAGTACGCGATGAATTGCCTGCGGAGTTAACTACACACCTGGAATCACTTCGTCAATTGACAGATCTCCCCCTGGCTGTTGGTTTTGGAATTAGCAAACCAGAACATGTTGATACGTTACGTGGTAAGGCCGATGGATTCATTATTGGCTCTGCAATTGTGAAACAGTTTGCAGCCTTTTCTGATTCCAATCAAACCCGTGCGGAAGTGATTTCGTCAATAGGCAATTATGCCAGTGAAATGATGAGTGCAACCAGAGGCTGAATCCGCTTATCTAAAACGATCTCTACTACTTCCGAGTATCAGTGTGTTTCCGCAAAAAAGGGTAAAACCAGACACCATAAGGTAAATAATCGGGAACTAATAAAGTTTTCATACGCCGAGGATTTGCCAGTTCCCAACCATATTTCCCCTTCAAAAGTGTCGCTGGTATACCTGATGCAGCACTATGTTTTGCACTGACAGGAAACGAGTCGATGATTTCGACGGTCCCGATCAAAACTCCGGTAGGAAGTTTATCGACATTAATTCCTGCTTGTTCAGCGGCAGCTTTCGCGTGAGGTGTTTTTGCGATTGTTTTCGAAGCATAAATATAAATCGGACCACGGATATGAGTCTGACTGGAACGTAGCTCAATCTTTTTAATACCACGTAGAATCAGCTCTGCCCACGGCTGTCTAAGTCCCAAGGCAGGTAGACTTTTGTCGGGATGTTTGATTACTCTTGTCATTGCAAACTTAAATTTCAAAAGACTGTTGATAGTGTGGGATTACCGGCTCCAGATCACACTGATCACGAATTAATGCTGATAATGCCTTCGAAGATTCTGGTTCACCATGTACCAGAAAAACCTGACCAATGTTTCCCTGCTTTGCCGACTCTTCATACCACCACATAAAGTCTTCGACATCGGCATGTCCTGATAACCCGCTCAGTTGAACAACTTTGGCCTTTACCTCGTAGTACCGGTCAAATATTTTCACTTTGGGATCGCGATTTATCAACCGCCGTCCTAAAGTGTAAGCAGCCTGATAGCCCATGAGTACGATCGTCGTTTCCAATTGTTCGATTCCATTTTTAAGATGATGTCGCACACGGCCATTCTCGCACATTCCGCTCCCGGCGATGACCACAAAAGCTCCTTTTCTTTTGTTGAGGGCGATACTTTCTTCTCGTGAGGAAACATAATTGAGTAATGAAAATCCGAAGGGATCTTTATCAGATTCGATAACATTTTTGACTTCATCGTCCATATCATGAATATGATGCCGGAATACGGAAACCAATCGAGTTGAAAGCGGGCTATCAACAAAGATCGGAATGTATGGTAGACGCTTTTCGTTATACAAATCATTCAAATAATAAATAATTTGCTGAGTTCGACCTAAACTAAAGGCGGGTATAATCACACGCCCTTCAACGCGGTAGGCTTCATCCAAAATCTGGAAAAGCTCTTCTTTCATGTCAGACGCTTTTTCATGTACCCGATTACCATATGTGCTTTCAGAAATTAATACCTCACAACCTTCAATTGGTTCCGGGTCTCTGAGTAATGGTAAATCCCGTCGGCCCAGGTCTCCCGTAAATACGATGTGCCGCCATTCCCGTTGATCTTTGATTTTCATTTCGATGATCGCTGAACCTAGAATATGCCCTGCATCCAAAAAACGAACTTTCAGATCGTCACCCAGTTCATGCCACTCATGATAATCCAAGCGTTCAAATAGCTTGGCTACCTCATTGACATCGTCTTCCGAATAGAGTGGTTCAATCGGCGGATGTTTCTCTGTCAATTTTCTTGCCAGATAGCGAGCGTCTTCTTCCTGAATTCGGGCACTATCCTTGAGCATGATTTCAGCGATGTCCGCTGTTGACGAAGTACAAAAAACTGGTCCGCGAAAACCTTTGTTGTAAAGCTGGGGTATATTCCCACAATGATCCATGTGACCATGCGATAGAAAGACCGCATCCAGAGATTCCGGTGGATAAGCAAACTGACTGTTCTTGAGATAGGATTCTTCGCGATGCCCCTGAAACAAGCCACAATCCAACAAAATTCGCCGTGAATCTGTTTCGATTAAATGCTGGCTGCCCGTCACTTCACCGGCGGCTCCGAGAAAAGAAATTTTCATTTCACATTTCGCTCTCAATCAAAGCAATAGACTTCGGGGGAAAAAGTGTAGAGATAAGGTTTGATTGGTTCTGATAAGACAGGAATGTAAACAGGATCTGTCAGGCGATGATCTCTTGCTCGTTCTGCGTAGTACTTTCTGTTCGCTCAGCGATGCTATAGGAATCCTGATGGCGACCGGTGTAAGCCACGATTAATTCCGCTAACAGACCGAGACTGATCGCCTGGCCCCCTAGAATGGTGGCTGCAACAGAATAAGCCAGTAGAGGTCGATTTCCGATAGATCCTAACCCCAATCCAAACAGGTTGGTCAGGATCCAAAGAAACCCTAAATATCCTAATCCCAAGCCACCTAATACTAAACAAATCAGGCCTACCGCTCCCAACATATGCTGCGGCCGTTGTCCGTAACCAGTCAAGAAGCGAACTGTTAACAAATCTAGAAATCCTCGCAAAAAACGACGAACACCATATTTAGAATGACCATGTTGTCGCTCTCGATGGTGAACTGAAATTTCTGCAACTTTAAAACCCCGTGCATCTGCGAGTACCGGAATGAACCGATGTAATTCCCCATAAATGCGAAGCTCGGCAGCAACCTCTTTACGGAATAATTTAAAGCCACAGTTATGATCATGCAGCCATAATCCGGTCAGCTTGCCAACCATCCAGTTAAATACTTTACTGGGGTATACTTTATGCCAGGGATCGAGGCGTCTTTCCTTCCAACCATTAACTACATCATACCCCTCATTCAATTTCTCCAGAAAACGGGGAATCTCTTTAGGGTTATCTTGCAGGTCGGCATCCATCATCATGATTACAGACCCTCGTGCTGCTCGCATGCCCGCAGTCAACGCAGCTGCCTTGGCAAAATTTCTGCGGAACCGAATTCCAGAAACTCGACCATCATTCGCGGCGAATTTAGAAATAATTTCCCAAGAGGTGTCAGTGGAACCATCGTCAATAAAAATAATTTCAAGATCAATATCATGTTCTCGGCTCGTATCACAGATTTCCTGATACAGTTGTGGCAAACTTTCCGATTCATTCAAAGTCGGAATCATGATAGAGAGCATAACAGACCCCTTTCTCACTACATGTGGTAACAATGGCGTTATCAGGTATTCTCAGGAGAAGAATCTAATCGTACTGATGTGCTATTATTTTTAGCATGACTCCTGAACCCATAGTATAAAACAAAGGCTGATAATAATTCACTAATAAAAGAAACGATTCGCATTAATAAGGCAACAACAAAGGCATTAACAGGCCCAATTTCTGGACTGCCAGCCAGGATCGCGATGAGTAGGCCTTCTCGAACTCCCAGCCCTGCAGGTGCAAATAAGACCGCAAAACCCAACGCAAGCGCTGCAGATATTGCGGCAGTCCAGAGAGGCCACTGCTTTAGAACTAGGCCATCATCCCCCAAAGAAGCAATAACCAATCCTAAACTCAAACCATGCAAACTCCAACTGATCACAAAAGCGAAAACTCCCATATACAGTAATCGTAGCGAAACTGTAGCCTGTTGTTCTCCAGTTGAGACACCTGACTCTGAGTTTGACATCTTTTGGGAAATCCATTTTAACAGCCGAGACAACAAGGGCAAAGAAACAAACAGTGCGAAACAAAATAGGATAGGCACCAATAAGGGCCGAGATTGAATGGACTGAATCCAGGCAGGCCATTCAGTCGATTGATCTGCATTTATGACATAAGGAACCAGTGCCAGAAAAAACACAATTCCGACCCCCATCACCGCCAAGGTCTCATAGGCGGCTGTCAGAGCGGATACAGACACCCGCACACTAAAATCTTTTAATAAAGTGGCCCGAATCAGCAATGTAGAAACTTTACCAGGGATATACTTTCCGAGATGACCACAATAGTAAGCACGTGCAGTCGGCCCAAAACCAGGACTCTCACCTGAGGCAATCATCAATTGTTGCCAGAACCAAACCGAAGGTAGCCAGGCAATGAAATAACAGATACCAGATAAAATCAACCATGTAGGCTTGATCTGAATTTTTGTTAGAGCCTCACCCTGCTCTTGATAGAGCTGATACCCTTGATTCCCCACATAATAAAAGATGAGCGCCAGTAATCCCCACTTTATCAGTTTCCAGATCCAGGGCAGGGTAGATTTGGAAGTGGGTGTGCCTTGTACTTCGGACATAAACAGTACGAACTTCGTTAGTAAAATTCAGATGAAGAATCTGGTTGGAGAAATGACTAACCAATACCACTCTCACCTTCAGGGGTTGCAAACAATGTTTTCACAGAATCACGTCTCAATACCCAAATAGTTGAAATACCAATAATTGTTCCTATGGGAAAAATGAGACATTCAGCGGCAGCCACAATAAGACAAAACGTATAATTCTGATGCTGAGCTAGAGACTGTCCAGTCAGAATAATGCAAAATAAAATTGCAATTCCAATTAAAAGAAGCACAAAACCGAAGCCCAGTAATAAAGCGACTTCCAGCTCAGGCCTCGATTGTTCGAGCATTTTTCGATACTCATGAACCAGAATGAAAAGTGCTTCATAGTAATAATACGATACGAAGAGGTTAGCAATCCCATAAATAATCTGTATTTTCGAA
The Gimesia aquarii DNA segment above includes these coding regions:
- the trpA gene encoding tryptophan synthase subunit alpha, with protein sequence MSSEGRMAFMPFITAGDPDLDTTVAVLKELANCGVDLIEIGFPYSDPIADGPVIQESYTRALNNHFQVHELFDVLKSLSSDQTTTLPPLVGMVSYAIIFRYGAEKFLNEASAAGFSGLIVPDLPGDEALEFSQKTQLANLDLVQLVSPLTPEDRTKRIVQTASGFIYCISVAGTTGVRDELPAELTTHLESLRQLTDLPLAVGFGISKPEHVDTLRGKADGFIIGSAIVKQFAAFSDSNQTRAEVISSIGNYASEMMSATRG
- a CDS encoding ArnT family glycosyltransferase, which codes for MNDPPRPQHTISIPEDNPIFVRGALIWLLLFFIAFISFTLPNNPSISRWDIVTNLPYLLLDLIDPLPEENPHPAGWSYFPQRFPLIGIALVILTGAWGLGQIVTRLIRIPSAPFTIERTVFAYGVGISSVSLLTLGGGLLGILSQILCYLVLGLSALLGGISAYTESKRNISPTPSLKQSPPDTVSQETIFRGACCLLIFPFVLSMFLGSMLPSTDFDVLEYHFGGPKEFYQQGYIGFLPHNVYTSFPFLTEMLTLLAMSLKADWYFGAQAGKLVLMSFSLFTALGIFAAARRWFGSETGWLAATIYLTTPWTYRISIIALTEGALSFYLMSSLLALMLTIQILKSLSNSRADRPHTLDSNQEVAPNKNLRHLYGYTCLTGLLSGSAMACKYPGVLSVVIPIGLALLGFSWALLKHDKQQRMSVTLKLAGIFSLGTLLTIGPWLLKNLWETGNPVYPLLYSVFGGVDLNDHLNTKWKGGHSPKSHNPVDLGKNLIDVTMKSDWLSPLLFSLSPLAFLKQQHRRLIYWLWIYVGFLFLSWWVFTHRIDRFWVPMIPVVSVLAGIGATWSSKRSWKTGAFIAILAASLFNLCVATSGLGGNNAYLDDLNYARKFTANLTGPEIMQLNQMQLGPNQVVLSVGDAELFNAEFPVIYNTVFDHEVFKQWTAKPEPDVPDKLLSMKSANEIKEKLKAEHIAYIYVNWAEVLRYRRSYGFTDYVTPARFDQLVKEGVLQQALPNRFSYRKLDSLSKLDRKELLDWAPELIVEREGERYFITAQIFPVAP
- the trpB gene encoding tryptophan synthase subunit beta, with the translated sequence MTTILSDVPDASGRFGEFGRRFVPETLMHALEELTQEYEKAKQDESFQSELNDLLKHYVGRPNPLYFAERLTKHCGGGKIYFKREDLNHTGAHKINNTIGQALLTMRMGKKRVIAETGAGQHGVASAVACARFGLECIVYMGEEDIRRQKLNVFNMKMMGAEVRAVTSGSKTLRDAVNDAMRDWMSSVESTHYIIGSVIGPHPFPMMVRDFQSVIGKETRAQCLEQTGKLPDQVIACVGGGSNSAGMFYPFIDDESVKLIGVEAGGRGPEPGEHASTLSYGAKGVLHGSFGYVLQDSDGQTQDVHSISAGLDYPGVGPEHSYWKDSGRVNYTAITDNEALEGFQTMAKQEGIIPAIESSHAIAHAMKVAREAHPDETIVVCLSGRGDKDVNEVARLLGQEI
- a CDS encoding MBL fold metallo-hydrolase RNA specificity domain-containing protein, encoding MKISFLGAAGEVTGSQHLIETDSRRILLDCGLFQGHREESYLKNSQFAYPPESLDAVFLSHGHMDHCGNIPQLYNKGFRGPVFCTSSTADIAEIMLKDSARIQEEDARYLARKLTEKHPPIEPLYSEDDVNEVAKLFERLDYHEWHELGDDLKVRFLDAGHILGSAIIEMKIKDQREWRHIVFTGDLGRRDLPLLRDPEPIEGCEVLISESTYGNRVHEKASDMKEELFQILDEAYRVEGRVIIPAFSLGRTQQIIYYLNDLYNEKRLPYIPIFVDSPLSTRLVSVFRHHIHDMDDEVKNVIESDKDPFGFSLLNYVSSREESIALNKRKGAFVVIAGSGMCENGRVRHHLKNGIEQLETTIVLMGYQAAYTLGRRLINRDPKVKIFDRYYEVKAKVVQLSGLSGHADVEDFMWWYEESAKQGNIGQVFLVHGEPESSKALSALIRDQCDLEPVIPHYQQSFEI
- a CDS encoding glycosyltransferase family 2 protein produces the protein MLSIMIPTLNESESLPQLYQEICDTSREHDIDLEIIFIDDGSTDTSWEIISKFAANDGRVSGIRFRRNFAKAAALTAGMRAARGSVIMMMDADLQDNPKEIPRFLEKLNEGYDVVNGWKERRLDPWHKVYPSKVFNWMVGKLTGLWLHDHNCGFKLFRKEVAAELRIYGELHRFIPVLADARGFKVAEISVHHRERQHGHSKYGVRRFLRGFLDLLTVRFLTGYGQRPQHMLGAVGLICLVLGGLGLGYLGFLWILTNLFGLGLGSIGNRPLLAYSVAATILGGQAISLGLLAELIVAYTGRHQDSYSIAERTESTTQNEQEIIA
- a CDS encoding ASCH domain-containing protein, which translates into the protein MTRVIKHPDKSLPALGLRQPWAELILRGIKKIELRSSQTHIRGPIYIYASKTIAKTPHAKAAAEQAGINVDKLPTGVLIGTVEIIDSFPVSAKHSAASGIPATLLKGKYGWELANPRRMKTLLVPDYLPYGVWFYPFLRKHTDTRK
- a CDS encoding YbhN family protein, translating into MSEVQGTPTSKSTLPWIWKLIKWGLLALIFYYVGNQGYQLYQEQGEALTKIQIKPTWLILSGICYFIAWLPSVWFWQQLMIASGESPGFGPTARAYYCGHLGKYIPGKVSTLLIRATLLKDFSVRVSVSALTAAYETLAVMGVGIVFFLALVPYVINADQSTEWPAWIQSIQSRPLLVPILFCFALFVSLPLLSRLLKWISQKMSNSESGVSTGEQQATVSLRLLYMGVFAFVISWSLHGLSLGLVIASLGDDGLVLKQWPLWTAAISAALALGFAVLFAPAGLGVREGLLIAILAGSPEIGPVNAFVVALLMRIVSFISELLSAFVLYYGFRSHAKNNSTSVRLDSSPENT